The sequence CACCTTTATCTACAGACTAAGATAAAATTAGACCCACTCTTGAACCATCCATTACGGATATACTGATTCCGCCTGTTTACCAGCATCCTGACGTTTCACTGTACCGGAGTTGCTGATTATGTGTCATACGTCCGACATCTGAGCATCTGGAACGCATAGGATGCTGCCACTCGCATCTTCCCGAGACCTGAACGAtgattccttcttcttctttccgaCTTCAATCCAGAAGCCGCTCCTGTCCACCATGACTGCAACTGCAGAGAGCACGGCAAGTGCCTCTTTCCCGAAACTGACAAGACTTGTTGCTAGCAAATCGACAGCAGGCAGCAGTGAGCCCGAAAGATCCTGATCGCCACTGTTATGTATTGAGGCAGAACGAGGAGGCGAAGACGAGTAGTTTATTATTACATTAAACTAAGGAATGAATAGGTTAGTTAGAGAGTTCACGTTGTACGATTTTCTTAGCCACGTCGTGGGTCAATACACGTTGATACCCAACAGttgcatgcaaaactaatacTGGAATTACGGTCACTATGTTTGACACTATATGAGATTACATTCACTACTACTACTTCAAGAACAactgaataataatttttataagcATTCAAGAATAATGTTTCCGATgcaatgttttattatgatatatCAAGATGACAAATGGTTTTTCTTACAGATTATTATAAAGCTTGTTGCAGCCACTAGTCTTGAATTCTTGAGTCTTAGCTGGAGTGGTTTTCAAGCAGCATCTGAAGTCAGGGTCGGTAGTGCAGGAACCATCATAGACAGCAGCACAGTTATGAACACAGAGATTATAGCAAGTCTTGTTGGTTTGAGTGGCGAAACTGATCCATGGAGAGCAGTATGCGTAAGATTCACCACCGTTGACACCAGCACAGAATTCTTGACAGAGTTCCAAGGTAATGGTACTGATAGCAGAAACAAGGCAAAGTGCGACGAGGATGCGAAGGAACTGAAAGAGTATTTAATTATTGCATTCAAAGCAAAAAAGACTTACCATGTTGATGTATCAGTTGAATGCTGATGAGTTATGAATCTCCTGGACATTATTTATAGTCGAATTCTCTGAGCTGGATCCAATAAGTATTAGAAATTTTGG comes from Caenorhabditis elegans chromosome X and encodes:
- the nspc-6 gene encoding Nematode Specific Peptide family, group C (Predicted) → MFLRILVALCLVSAISTITLELCQEFCAGVNGGESYAYCSPWISFATQTNKTCYNLCVHNCAAVYDGSCTTDPDFRCCLKTTPAKTQEFKTSGCNKLYNNL